The Phacochoerus africanus isolate WHEZ1 chromosome 15, ROS_Pafr_v1, whole genome shotgun sequence genome has a segment encoding these proteins:
- the C15H10orf95 gene encoding uncharacterized protein C10orf95 homolog: MYAYYCLAPGEDAWPLLQPLTYTYLPTPLLLPPIQAHNFCSLPLKLSAGEWAAPREYHCFHAPGAPLEVAQPLWGFPQAYSAALHPPFPAPSYPGLSLQAPAAARPAATESWAPWPEGGSLQAELRWGRVERALGPRLELPAFVLRELRRVYGTYPRTDVRVTYRGGEFLLQGAPRVLEPEYRAERRVLRPPASRGSGDSSPTREAAERGRRRKRKGLS; encoded by the coding sequence ATGTACGCATACTACTGCCTGGCGCCCGGGGAGGACGCCTGGCCCCTGCTGCAACCCCTCACCTACACCTACCTGCCCACCCCTCTGCTGCTGCCCCCGATCCAGGCCCACAACTTCTGCAGCCTACCCCTGAAACTGAGTGCGGGCGAGTGGGCGGCTCCACGGGAATACCACTGCTTCCACGCCCCGGGTGCGCCACTGGAGGTCGCGCAGCCCTTGTGGGGCTTCCCGCAGGCCTACAGCGCGGCCCTGCACCCACCGTTCCCCGCGCCCAGCTACCCGGGGCTGTCACTGCAGGCGCCCGCGGCGGCGAGACCGGCGGCGACCGAGAGCTGGGCGCCGTGGCCGGAAGGTGGCAGCCTGCAGGCTGAGCTGCGCTGGGGCCGCGTGGAGCGCGCGCTGGGGCCGCGCctggagctgccggccttcgTGCTGCGGGAGCTGCGGCGCGTGTACGGCACGTACCCGCGCACAGACGTGCGCGTCACCTACCGCGGCGGCGAGTTCCTGTTACAGGGCGCGCCGCGTGTGCTCGAGCCCGAGTACCGCGCAGAGAGGCGCGTGCTGCGCCCGCCCGCCAGCCGCGGGAGCGGTGACAGCAGCCCCACCCGGGAAGCGGCGGAGCGCGGCCGCcggaggaagaggaaaggcctGAGTTGA